In Pseudomonas deceptionensis, a single window of DNA contains:
- a CDS encoding ABC transporter ATP-binding protein, producing the protein MNAALHMERPQAGVQPPVLLANQVEKTYSNGTHALQRLKLSIGRGEFVSLLGPSGCGKSTLLKMFAGLEQPSAGHVRWWGKGDIRQAEAEQKMAMVFQEATLMPWATLAANVSLPLDLCGVPVAERGPRVQAALDRVGLGEFAEAYPRELSGGMQMRASIARALVTEPNVLLMDEPFGALDEFTRNRLDSDLRVLWVERDLTVVFVTHSIYEAVFLSSRVVVMGARPGRVLADVAIEGPTVRDEAFRTSTGFIAQCAQLSALLAQANGEMGAQGGVAYGH; encoded by the coding sequence ATGAACGCCGCCCTGCACATGGAACGTCCTCAGGCAGGCGTGCAACCTCCGGTATTGCTGGCTAATCAGGTTGAAAAAACCTACAGCAACGGCACGCATGCCCTGCAACGCTTGAAGTTGAGTATCGGCCGTGGTGAGTTCGTCTCGCTGCTCGGCCCCTCAGGCTGCGGCAAAAGCACGTTGCTCAAGATGTTTGCCGGGTTGGAGCAACCCAGCGCAGGCCATGTGCGCTGGTGGGGCAAGGGCGACATTCGCCAGGCCGAAGCTGAGCAAAAAATGGCCATGGTGTTCCAGGAAGCAACACTGATGCCCTGGGCCACCCTCGCGGCGAATGTCAGCCTGCCGCTGGACCTTTGCGGTGTGCCCGTTGCAGAGCGCGGGCCTCGTGTGCAGGCGGCGCTTGATCGGGTGGGCCTCGGCGAGTTTGCCGAGGCCTATCCACGGGAACTGTCGGGTGGCATGCAGATGCGTGCTTCGATTGCTCGCGCTCTGGTCACCGAACCGAATGTGTTGCTGATGGACGAACCCTTCGGAGCATTGGATGAGTTCACCCGCAACCGCCTCGACAGCGATTTGCGTGTGCTGTGGGTCGAGCGCGACCTGACGGTGGTGTTTGTCACGCACAGTATTTATGAGGCGGTATTTCTGTCATCGCGGGTGGTGGTGATGGGCGCGCGTCCGGGGCGAGTGCTGGCGGATGTGGCGATCGAGGGTCCGACTGTGCGTGACGAAGCGTTTCGTACCTCGACCGGGTTTATCGCCCAGTGCGCGCAGTTGTCTGCGCTGCTGGCACAGGCCAATGGTGAAATGGGTGCTCAAGGAGGCGTGGCATATGGACACTGA
- a CDS encoding TonB-dependent receptor: MYKCRSRAQWVGFTFSALALAIASERLSAAEASAIGATEHVEVVGQAVSLDKALKQQRNSDNIESVVHADGVAQLPDANVAEAVQRLPGISIERDQGEGRFVSVRGLGPDLNTVTINGTLVPSPESARRAVALDVLPSELVQSLSVIKTLTPDMDANSLGGTVDVRSLSAFDHEGLFYTTSTEAAYNKNSHQTSPKVSGAISDRFSLGDGVDNFGVAAALSWNKRDFRSDNVETGGDWDFTDGARLNSFEQRIYDISRERTGGGLNFDYKPDDDTSLYLRTLYSRFKDSETRNSTAIEFANPQAEGEVGKTKTKRKLKQREETQEIQSYVFGGERMMGLWTLSGQAGYSKSSEDSPGHIAGATFKGNSSIGDGGFYDTEKPRPIIGSGFYDPANFALDKVDWEEQNTQDTEKNIRLDLARDYDVQGYASQVKFGGKVSRRNKDNDLNAWVYKDFSDLGYTDDQLNLDRFDKGNLHYNLGQFGPGISGGAIKDLIGGLNPNDYYDEQESRANDFTMREDINSAYLMNTVDVDDWRFIAGMRYEGTEFEAKGTGVRDGVFEAQDTKRDYHHWLPGLHARYQLAKNTQVRAAWTNAVVRPTFGQLAPGFVIDDDVAEFGNPNLKPLESSNFDLGIEHFMGQAGTVSAFLFYKDIKNFVYNTDLAGSGEWIDFTEAHSYANGDSAKLYGLELAYSQKFDWLPAPWNGVILGANTTFSRSKASIKGVDAATGASLKRDIDLPNQSNTVGNLMLGWEDDKLSLRLSANYKSDYLYELAGINDKAHDTHVDAQTFVDFSARYSLTKNLQVSFDAQNLTDQPYFVYSGNSRYNNQYEEYGPTYSVGLTFTHF; encoded by the coding sequence ATGTACAAGTGTCGCAGCAGGGCGCAGTGGGTCGGCTTTACGTTCAGTGCATTGGCCCTGGCAATTGCCAGCGAGCGCCTGAGCGCCGCCGAGGCATCGGCCATTGGCGCCACCGAGCACGTAGAAGTGGTAGGGCAGGCTGTCAGCCTGGACAAGGCGCTCAAGCAGCAGCGCAATTCGGACAATATCGAAAGCGTGGTGCATGCCGATGGCGTGGCGCAGTTGCCTGATGCCAACGTCGCCGAAGCCGTGCAGCGCCTGCCCGGTATCAGCATTGAACGCGACCAGGGCGAAGGCCGCTTTGTCAGCGTGCGCGGCCTGGGGCCGGACCTCAACACCGTGACCATCAACGGCACCCTGGTGCCGTCCCCGGAAAGCGCCCGCCGCGCCGTGGCGCTGGACGTATTGCCTTCGGAGCTGGTGCAGTCGCTGTCGGTGATTAAAACCCTGACCCCCGACATGGACGCCAACTCCCTGGGCGGCACGGTCGACGTGCGCAGCCTCTCGGCCTTCGACCATGAGGGCCTGTTCTACACCACCAGCACCGAGGCGGCCTATAACAAGAACAGCCATCAAACCAGCCCCAAGGTATCGGGCGCCATCAGTGACCGCTTCAGCCTCGGCGACGGCGTCGACAACTTCGGTGTAGCGGCCGCCCTGAGCTGGAACAAGCGCGACTTCCGTTCTGATAACGTCGAAACCGGCGGCGACTGGGATTTCACCGATGGCGCGCGACTGAACAGTTTCGAGCAGCGCATCTATGACATCAGCCGCGAGCGTACCGGCGGCGGTCTGAACTTCGATTACAAACCCGACGACGACACCAGCCTGTACCTGCGCACGCTGTACAGCCGCTTCAAGGACAGCGAAACCCGCAACTCCACCGCCATCGAGTTTGCCAACCCCCAGGCCGAGGGCGAGGTGGGCAAAACCAAGACCAAGCGCAAGCTCAAACAGCGCGAAGAAACCCAGGAAATCCAGTCATACGTGTTCGGCGGCGAACGCATGATGGGGTTGTGGACGCTCAGCGGGCAGGCCGGGTACAGCAAGTCCAGCGAAGACAGCCCCGGGCACATTGCCGGCGCCACGTTCAAAGGCAACTCCAGCATTGGTGACGGTGGTTTTTATGACACCGAAAAACCGCGCCCCATCATTGGCTCGGGTTTTTATGACCCGGCCAACTTCGCCCTCGACAAGGTGGACTGGGAAGAACAAAACACCCAGGACACGGAAAAAAATATCCGCCTGGACCTGGCCCGCGACTATGACGTGCAAGGCTATGCCTCCCAGGTCAAATTCGGCGGCAAGGTCAGCCGGCGCAACAAGGACAACGACCTCAATGCCTGGGTCTACAAGGACTTTTCGGACCTGGGGTATACCGACGATCAGCTCAACCTCGACCGGTTCGACAAGGGCAACCTGCATTACAACCTCGGCCAGTTCGGCCCGGGCATCAGTGGCGGGGCGATCAAGGACCTGATTGGCGGGCTGAACCCCAACGACTACTACGATGAGCAGGAGTCGCGGGCCAATGACTTCACCATGCGCGAAGACATCAACTCGGCGTACCTGATGAACACCGTCGATGTCGATGACTGGCGCTTTATCGCCGGCATGCGCTACGAAGGCACTGAGTTCGAAGCCAAGGGCACCGGTGTGCGTGATGGCGTGTTCGAAGCCCAGGACACCAAGCGTGATTATCACCACTGGTTGCCGGGCCTGCATGCGCGCTACCAGTTGGCGAAAAACACCCAGGTGCGCGCCGCCTGGACCAACGCCGTGGTGCGTCCGACCTTCGGCCAGCTGGCGCCGGGTTTCGTGATCGACGATGACGTGGCGGAGTTCGGCAACCCCAACCTCAAACCGCTGGAGTCGAGCAACTTCGACCTCGGGATAGAACACTTCATGGGGCAAGCGGGCACGGTGTCGGCGTTCCTCTTCTACAAGGACATCAAAAACTTCGTCTACAACACCGACCTGGCCGGCAGCGGCGAGTGGATCGATTTTACCGAAGCCCATAGCTACGCCAACGGCGACAGCGCCAAGCTCTACGGCCTGGAGCTGGCCTACTCGCAAAAATTCGACTGGCTGCCGGCACCCTGGAACGGCGTCATCCTGGGGGCCAACACCACCTTCAGCCGTTCAAAAGCCAGCATCAAGGGCGTGGATGCAGCAACGGGGGCCAGCCTCAAGCGCGATATCGACTTGCCCAACCAGTCCAATACCGTGGGCAACCTGATGCTGGGCTGGGAAGACGACAAGCTGAGCCTGCGCCTGTCGGCCAACTACAAATCGGACTACCTCTACGAGCTGGCGGGGATCAACGACAAGGCCCATGACACCCATGTCGACGCCCAGACCTTTGTCGATTTCAGCGCCCGTTACTCCCTGACCAAAAACCTGCAAGTGAGCTTCGATGCACAGAACCTCACCGACCAGCCGTACTTCGTCTACAGCGGCAACAGCCGCTACAACAACCAGTACGAAGAGTACGGCCCGACCTACTCGGTTGGCCTGACCTTCACCCATTTCTAA
- a CDS encoding aromatic ring-hydroxylating oxygenase subunit alpha, producing the protein MLVTQQPVLRRFWYALMPVSALEAGPQPFTLLGERVVLFMGRQGPVALADRCCHRTAQLSRGWVEDGVIVCGYHGWRYDQTGACVCIPQQADGAPIPVGARTTAYHCQEKYGYVWVCLDEPLQPIPVFEEDGAPAYRRIFQFYEQWKTSPLRFMENSFDNSHFSFVHKANFGMLNQPKPSKYEFVKKEWGFEAETIVPINNPPAGHRITGSDAPTTTRHLFNRWDLPFVRRFGCTYPDSGVHHIIYNCATPIDDKTIQLVQWLYRNDTEAECTSAELIAWDAPITREDQDILEATDYDACVDTRRRVEFHMESDKPGLIMRKMLFDLLQAHGEEEQFRPAGAAL; encoded by the coding sequence ATGCTCGTCACTCAACAACCTGTATTGCGTCGTTTCTGGTATGCCCTGATGCCCGTGTCTGCCCTGGAGGCTGGCCCGCAACCGTTCACCTTGCTCGGTGAACGGGTGGTGCTGTTTATGGGCCGACAAGGCCCGGTGGCGCTGGCCGATCGCTGTTGCCACCGCACTGCTCAACTGTCCAGGGGCTGGGTAGAGGATGGCGTGATTGTGTGCGGCTATCACGGCTGGCGCTACGACCAGACCGGCGCCTGTGTGTGCATTCCGCAGCAGGCCGATGGGGCACCTATCCCCGTCGGGGCCAGAACCACGGCCTATCACTGTCAGGAGAAATACGGCTACGTGTGGGTATGCCTTGATGAACCTTTGCAGCCCATTCCTGTGTTCGAAGAGGACGGTGCGCCGGCCTACCGCAGGATCTTCCAGTTCTACGAGCAGTGGAAAACCAGCCCACTCCGATTTATGGAAAACTCCTTCGATAACTCGCACTTTTCCTTCGTGCATAAAGCCAACTTCGGGATGCTCAATCAGCCAAAGCCATCCAAGTATGAGTTTGTGAAGAAAGAGTGGGGGTTTGAAGCCGAAACCATTGTGCCCATCAACAACCCGCCAGCCGGGCACCGGATTACCGGCAGTGATGCGCCGACCACCACCCGGCACCTGTTCAATCGCTGGGACCTGCCGTTCGTAAGGCGTTTTGGTTGCACTTACCCTGACAGCGGCGTGCATCACATCATCTATAACTGCGCCACGCCGATTGACGACAAAACTATCCAGTTAGTGCAGTGGTTGTATCGCAACGACACGGAAGCCGAGTGCACCAGCGCCGAATTGATTGCCTGGGATGCGCCAATTACCCGCGAGGACCAGGACATTCTCGAAGCGACTGACTACGACGCGTGCGTCGATACGCGGCGGCGGGTGGAGTTCCATATGGAGTCCGACAAGCCGGGGCTGATCATGCGCAAAATGCTGTTTGATCTGCTGCAGGCCCACGGTGAAGAGGAGCAATTCCGTCCCGCAGGAGCAGCACTATGA
- a CDS encoding Ldh family oxidoreductase encodes MSQPVTSTQAPESLSLGELTTLLQQIFERHGTSSAVAGVLADNCARAQRDGSYSHGVFRIPGYLSSLASNWVNGQAVPVVEDVASGFIRVDAAGGFAQPALAAARQLLVEKARSAGIAVLAIRNSHHFAALWPDVEPFAEEGLVALSVVNSMTCVVPHGAHKPLFGTNPIAFAAPCADGHPIVFDLATSAIAHGDVQIAARKGHMLPAGMGVDKHGEPTENPKEILDGGALLPFGGHKGSALSMMVELLAAALTGGNFSFEFDWSKHPGAQTPWTGQLLIVIDPTKSGGNSFAQRSAELVRQMHVVGLERMPGDRRFIERAKSQEAGIPMGAEELAKLRALAE; translated from the coding sequence ATGTCTCAGCCCGTCACCTCCACGCAGGCCCCGGAGTCGCTTTCTCTCGGTGAATTGACCACCTTGCTGCAACAGATTTTCGAACGTCATGGCACCTCGTCAGCGGTCGCCGGGGTTTTGGCCGACAACTGCGCCCGTGCTCAGCGCGATGGTTCCTACAGTCATGGGGTGTTCCGTATTCCGGGGTATCTGTCTTCGCTGGCCAGCAACTGGGTCAATGGCCAGGCTGTCCCGGTGGTCGAAGACGTGGCCTCTGGCTTTATCCGCGTGGACGCGGCCGGTGGCTTTGCCCAGCCTGCATTGGCGGCCGCCCGTCAATTGCTGGTCGAGAAGGCCCGCAGTGCCGGGATCGCGGTACTGGCAATTCGTAACTCGCATCACTTTGCAGCGCTCTGGCCGGACGTTGAGCCTTTTGCCGAAGAAGGTCTGGTGGCCTTGAGCGTGGTCAACAGCATGACCTGCGTGGTGCCCCACGGCGCGCACAAGCCTCTGTTTGGCACCAACCCGATAGCCTTTGCCGCGCCCTGTGCCGACGGCCACCCGATCGTCTTCGACCTGGCCACCAGCGCCATTGCCCACGGCGATGTGCAGATTGCCGCGCGCAAGGGGCATATGCTGCCGGCCGGGATGGGCGTGGACAAACATGGCGAACCGACAGAGAACCCTAAAGAGATTCTGGACGGCGGTGCCTTGCTGCCGTTTGGCGGCCACAAGGGTTCGGCGTTGTCGATGATGGTTGAGCTCTTGGCCGCAGCGCTGACCGGAGGCAACTTCTCGTTTGAGTTCGACTGGTCGAAACACCCGGGTGCGCAAACCCCGTGGACCGGGCAATTGCTGATCGTGATCGACCCCACTAAATCCGGCGGTAACAGCTTCGCCCAGCGCAGCGCAGAACTGGTGCGGCAGATGCACGTGGTTGGGCTTGAGCGCATGCCGGGTGATCGACGCTTTATCGAGCGTGCCAAATCGCAGGAGGCGGGTATTCCGATGGGGGCAGAAGAGCTGGCCAAATTGCGCGCGTTGGCGGAATAA
- a CDS encoding ABC transporter substrate-binding protein, protein MSTAKVCRCRAALVCALLITPLAQASDKIVLLTSWYAQAEQGGFYQAVAEGLYARQGLDVTIRMGGPQVNGMQLLLSRQADVIINYDLQVLKSMEQQLPVVAVAAAFQGEPQGLMAHADVADLTQLKGKHILVSTSGQQTWWPWLKQKYGLDESQARPYTFNLQPFLNDPNTAQQAYASSELFQGRKAEQGARFFLFAEAGYPPYGSTLVTRPDVIEQRPEVLQRFIEATMQGWRSYLANPAPGNELIKQANPNMSDELLSWGVSTLKQYRLVDGGDAQTQGIGVMTDARWQATRDFMVEAGLLKADADWRKAYDTRFVKDLNVLPLAQSQASQ, encoded by the coding sequence ATGTCTACAGCCAAGGTTTGCCGGTGTCGAGCGGCGCTGGTGTGCGCGTTGCTGATCACGCCTCTGGCCCAGGCCAGCGATAAAATTGTGTTACTCACGTCCTGGTACGCGCAGGCCGAGCAGGGTGGTTTTTATCAGGCCGTGGCTGAGGGCTTGTACGCCAGGCAGGGGCTGGACGTGACTATCCGCATGGGTGGTCCGCAGGTCAATGGCATGCAGTTGCTGTTGAGCAGGCAGGCCGATGTGATCATCAATTACGACCTGCAAGTGCTCAAAAGCATGGAGCAGCAGTTGCCGGTGGTGGCGGTTGCTGCCGCGTTTCAGGGCGAGCCCCAAGGGCTGATGGCGCATGCCGATGTCGCAGACCTGACCCAGCTCAAGGGCAAGCACATTCTGGTTTCGACATCGGGCCAGCAGACCTGGTGGCCATGGCTCAAGCAAAAATACGGGCTCGACGAGTCTCAGGCCCGACCTTATACCTTCAATTTGCAGCCTTTCCTCAACGACCCCAATACCGCGCAGCAAGCGTATGCCAGCTCTGAGTTGTTTCAGGGGCGCAAGGCCGAGCAGGGCGCCCGCTTTTTTTTGTTTGCCGAGGCGGGCTATCCGCCTTACGGCTCAACGCTGGTGACCCGGCCTGACGTTATCGAGCAGCGGCCAGAGGTGTTGCAGCGCTTTATCGAGGCCACGATGCAAGGCTGGCGCAGCTATCTGGCCAACCCGGCGCCGGGGAATGAGCTGATCAAGCAGGCCAATCCGAACATGAGCGATGAACTGCTGAGTTGGGGCGTCAGTACCCTCAAGCAGTACCGGCTGGTGGACGGCGGGGATGCGCAGACCCAAGGCATTGGCGTGATGACCGATGCCCGCTGGCAGGCGACCCGCGATTTCATGGTTGAGGCCGGTTTGCTCAAGGCCGACGCCGATTGGCGCAAAGCCTACGACACCCGTTTTGTGAAAGACCTGAACGTACTGCCGTTGGCCCAGAGCCAGGCCAGCCAATAA
- a CDS encoding ABC transporter permease codes for MLLGLWQLLCVGLNVPVYLVPSPLDIGQTLIQDGPLLMGALWVTLKITFLSFALAVVLGVMAAFVFVQSRWLEASLFPYAILLQVTPVVAIAPLIIIWVSNTTLALVICATLVTVFPVISNTVLGLRSVNPGLLNLFKLNRAGRWQTLWRLRIPSALPYFFGGLRIASGLALIGAVVAEFVAGTGGTGAGLAYQILQAGFQLNIPRLFAALVLIAMTGILLFSLMAVLAKMCMGHWHESEQG; via the coding sequence CTGCTATTGGGGCTTTGGCAATTGCTGTGCGTGGGGTTGAACGTGCCTGTGTATTTGGTACCGAGCCCGCTGGATATCGGCCAAACGCTGATTCAGGACGGGCCGCTGCTGATGGGCGCGTTGTGGGTCACGCTGAAGATCACGTTTCTGTCGTTTGCCTTGGCCGTGGTGTTGGGAGTGATGGCAGCCTTTGTGTTTGTGCAAAGCCGATGGCTTGAAGCCAGCCTGTTTCCTTACGCGATCCTGTTGCAGGTGACCCCCGTGGTGGCAATTGCGCCGCTGATTATTATTTGGGTCAGCAACACCACGTTGGCCCTGGTGATTTGCGCCACGCTGGTGACGGTGTTCCCCGTGATTTCCAATACCGTGCTGGGCTTGCGCAGCGTTAATCCGGGGTTGCTCAACCTGTTTAAGCTCAACCGGGCAGGACGCTGGCAAACCTTGTGGCGCCTGCGCATCCCCAGTGCCTTGCCGTATTTTTTTGGTGGTTTACGCATCGCCAGCGGGCTGGCGCTGATTGGCGCAGTGGTGGCCGAGTTTGTCGCGGGCACGGGTGGCACGGGCGCGGGTTTGGCGTATCAGATTTTGCAGGCTGGATTTCAACTGAACATCCCGCGGCTGTTTGCAGCGCTGGTGTTAATTGCCATGACGGGCATTCTGCTGTTCAGCCTGATGGCCGTACTGGCGAAAATGTGCATGGGGCACTGGCACGAAAGTGAGCAGGGTTAA
- a CDS encoding GGDEF domain-containing protein produces MTWLNVLQHHRWKLASLVLATHLGLLLNLAFGTPKTFSEWQWLDIVGEGGTALFMLFWLGLVLKSRPTGRVTNYLASGLCFMFFSWWIDVLDEFIRLPKHIGWDHWIESGPMPVGMILLTVGLFHWHREQQAINQQMEKRERVFREHRLFDKLTPLGGAEYLKRQVSDCLNQSLEQQQPLSLLALDIDDFTAVNQHYGHPEGDAVLQALSQLLLLNLRRHDLLCRLAGDRFVVVLPNTGESQARLLSLELQQAVQSLAHKTRQHGERVYLSASTAVVMALNETPDELLKRLNLALVRAKPPRSKRA; encoded by the coding sequence ATGACCTGGTTAAACGTTCTTCAACATCATCGCTGGAAGCTTGCGTCACTCGTGCTGGCGACCCATCTCGGGCTGCTGCTTAACCTGGCCTTCGGTACGCCCAAAACCTTCAGCGAATGGCAATGGCTGGATATAGTCGGCGAAGGCGGCACAGCCCTGTTTATGCTGTTCTGGCTGGGCCTGGTGCTTAAAAGCCGACCGACCGGGCGGGTCACCAACTACCTGGCAAGCGGTTTGTGCTTCATGTTTTTTTCCTGGTGGATCGACGTGCTGGACGAATTCATCCGCCTGCCCAAGCACATCGGCTGGGATCACTGGATCGAGTCGGGCCCCATGCCTGTCGGCATGATTTTGCTGACTGTCGGCCTGTTCCACTGGCACCGCGAACAGCAGGCCATTAACCAGCAAATGGAGAAGCGCGAGCGGGTGTTTCGCGAGCATCGCCTGTTCGACAAGCTGACCCCGCTGGGCGGCGCCGAGTACCTCAAGCGCCAGGTCAGCGACTGCCTGAACCAAAGCCTTGAGCAACAACAGCCGCTGTCACTTCTGGCGCTGGATATCGACGACTTTACTGCGGTCAATCAGCACTACGGCCACCCTGAAGGTGACGCCGTGCTGCAAGCCCTGAGCCAGTTACTGCTGCTCAACCTGCGCCGTCACGACTTGCTCTGCCGACTGGCCGGCGACCGCTTTGTGGTGGTGCTGCCCAATACCGGCGAAAGCCAGGCCCGTCTGCTGTCGCTGGAGCTGCAACAGGCCGTCCAGAGCCTGGCCCACAAGACCCGCCAGCATGGTGAGCGGGTGTACCTGTCGGCCAGCACCGCCGTGGTGATGGCCCTCAATGAGACACCCGATGAACTGCTCAAACGTCTGAACCTGGCGCTGGTGCGCGCCAAGCCGCCCCGGAGCAAACGGGCATGA
- a CDS encoding amidohydrolase family protein — translation MTADTSCLIRNAVHVLTGLRGAAARHHGPDIRVLDGRIVAMGALTPLPGETRIDARDCVVYPAWVNTHHHLFQSLLKGEPGGVNQSLTPWLAATPYRYRGAFDEHSFRLAARIGLIELLRSGCATVADHHYLYYPGMPYDSAAILFEEADKLGMRFVLCRGGGTQTRQLEADLPQALRPEKLDDYLADVERLVGLYHDPAPDAFRRVVMAPTTTLHSTTAHELREIARAGRRWGLRLHSHLSETVDYLDAARAKFDMTPVQFCAEHDWLGADVWFAHLVKLLPEEIRLLGQTGTGIAHCPQSNGRLGSGIADIVALEAAGVPISIGVDGAASNEAADMQSEAHAAWLLQRARKGEQARPRYAGGTFEGGADAASIEDVVRWGTAGGAHVLGLPAVGTLAVGQAADIAIYRLDDPRYFGLHDPAIGPVACGGRASLKALLIGGRQVVTDDRIPGLDMAELGREAAKAVLDLQRRAG, via the coding sequence ATGACGGCTGACACCTCTTGCTTGATCCGCAATGCCGTGCATGTGCTGACCGGGTTGCGCGGCGCCGCAGCCCGGCACCACGGGCCGGATATCCGTGTGCTGGATGGGCGCATAGTGGCGATGGGTGCGCTGACACCTTTGCCCGGCGAAACCCGGATTGATGCCCGTGATTGCGTGGTGTACCCGGCGTGGGTCAATACGCATCATCATTTGTTTCAATCATTGCTCAAGGGTGAGCCCGGGGGGGTGAATCAGAGCCTGACACCTTGGCTCGCCGCCACGCCCTACCGTTATCGCGGTGCCTTTGATGAACACAGTTTCCGGCTTGCCGCGCGTATTGGCCTGATCGAGCTGCTGCGCTCGGGCTGCGCGACGGTGGCCGATCATCACTACCTGTACTACCCCGGAATGCCCTATGACAGCGCGGCGATTTTATTCGAGGAGGCCGACAAGCTCGGCATGCGCTTTGTGTTGTGTCGCGGTGGCGGCACCCAGACCCGGCAGTTGGAAGCCGACTTGCCACAGGCGTTACGCCCCGAAAAGCTCGACGACTATCTGGCGGATGTCGAACGTCTTGTGGGGCTGTATCACGATCCGGCGCCGGATGCCTTTCGCCGTGTGGTGATGGCGCCGACCACTACCTTGCATTCAACCACTGCGCATGAGCTGCGGGAAATCGCGAGGGCGGGGCGGCGGTGGGGGTTGCGTTTGCACAGTCATTTGTCCGAAACCGTCGATTATCTGGATGCGGCCAGGGCAAAGTTCGACATGACCCCGGTGCAGTTTTGCGCCGAGCACGATTGGTTGGGGGCGGATGTATGGTTTGCGCACTTGGTGAAGTTGCTCCCTGAAGAGATTCGCCTGTTGGGCCAGACCGGGACCGGCATCGCCCATTGCCCGCAAAGCAATGGGCGGTTGGGCAGTGGTATTGCCGACATCGTGGCGCTGGAAGCAGCCGGGGTGCCGATTTCCATTGGCGTCGATGGCGCAGCCTCCAATGAGGCGGCGGACATGCAGTCCGAGGCCCACGCGGCATGGCTGCTGCAACGCGCACGCAAGGGCGAGCAGGCCCGGCCGCGTTATGCCGGGGGCACATTCGAAGGCGGCGCCGATGCCGCCAGCATTGAAGACGTGGTGCGCTGGGGCACGGCGGGTGGTGCTCATGTCCTGGGGTTGCCTGCGGTAGGCACTTTGGCGGTGGGGCAGGCGGCAGATATCGCGATTTACCGATTGGATGACCCGCGTTATTTCGGCTTGCATGACCCGGCGATTGGCCCGGTCGCGTGCGGTGGGCGAGCGAGCTTGAAAGCGTTGCTGATCGGTGGCCGGCAAGTGGTGACGGATGATCGGATACCGGGGCTGGACATGGCTGAGCTGGGGCGCGAAGCAGCGAAAGCGGTGCTCGATTTACAGCGTCGGGCGGGTTAA
- a CDS encoding AraC family transcriptional regulator codes for MTLDAPWYEADSRFIAGHYQPAALIDLALSRDIDSHRLLRGTGLFYDDIVAGHTRLSPQQCFDLIANAQRLLEADDSSFLFGQRLWPGHYGPASHALQQAQNLHQALETLIHHRALLSPLLTPRLLLDDKYAYVYWLDSCGAREQLRFVVEASMTALKAMSQWLSGERLPWECSFSHAEPRYVEQYWVHLGENTQFDAQLNLMRLPREYLTRPWPNASAIARQVAYQQAQGQLHDLGFSASLLDRLYVYLRDNAQHAPSLEQAAQHFSMSQATLKRKLNKHGTHFQAQQDQARKHMALYLYQIKGLSNEAVADYLNFSDPANFRRALKRWTGYTPQLIRQFLT; via the coding sequence ATGACCCTCGATGCCCCGTGGTACGAAGCCGACAGCCGTTTTATCGCCGGGCATTACCAGCCTGCAGCGCTGATTGATCTGGCACTGTCCCGGGATATCGACAGCCATCGCCTGCTGCGCGGCACCGGGCTGTTTTACGACGATATTGTGGCCGGGCACACGCGACTCAGCCCGCAGCAGTGCTTTGATCTGATTGCCAACGCACAGCGCCTGCTCGAAGCCGATGACAGCAGTTTCCTGTTTGGCCAGCGTCTGTGGCCGGGGCATTACGGCCCCGCCAGCCACGCCCTGCAACAGGCCCAGAATCTGCATCAGGCACTGGAAACCCTGATCCACCATAGGGCCCTGCTCAGCCCCTTGCTGACGCCGCGTCTGTTGCTGGACGACAAATACGCCTACGTGTACTGGCTCGACAGTTGCGGCGCCCGTGAGCAACTGCGCTTTGTCGTGGAAGCCAGCATGACGGCCCTGAAGGCGATGAGTCAGTGGCTCAGCGGCGAGCGCCTGCCATGGGAATGCAGCTTCAGCCATGCCGAGCCGCGTTATGTGGAGCAGTACTGGGTACACCTGGGGGAAAACACTCAATTTGACGCGCAGCTGAACCTGATGCGCCTGCCCCGCGAGTACCTGACCCGTCCCTGGCCCAATGCCTCGGCCATTGCCCGGCAGGTGGCCTACCAACAGGCGCAGGGGCAGTTGCACGACCTGGGGTTCAGCGCCAGCCTGCTGGACCGGCTGTATGTGTACCTGCGCGACAATGCGCAGCACGCCCCCAGCCTTGAGCAGGCGGCGCAGCATTTTTCAATGAGCCAGGCCACCCTCAAGCGCAAACTGAACAAGCACGGTACGCACTTCCAGGCCCAGCAGGACCAGGCGCGCAAGCATATGGCGCTGTACCTGTACCAGATCAAGGGGCTGAGCAACGAGGCGGTGGCCGATTACCTCAACTTCAGCGACCCGGCCAACTTTCGCCGCGCACTAAAACGCTGGACCGGGTATACCCCGCAGCTGATTCGACAGTTTTTGACCTAA